A window of the Posidoniimonas polymericola genome harbors these coding sequences:
- a CDS encoding diaminopimelate decarboxylase: MSTTSKTLPIPEATLLKLAAETPTPFHVYDEAGIRRNAQALIKAFSWAPGFREYFAVKATPNPHILKILFEEGCGMDCSSLAELILSERIGAGPEDIMFTSNNTPAHEYQKAKDLGAIINLDDLTHIEYLRDEVGLPELISCRYNPGPLSEGSAIIGKPTEAKFGFSREQLIEGYAKLKENGVQRFGLHAMIVSNELSEDALVANARMLFELAIEIHKKTSVAVEMVNLGGGIGVAYKPEDTPVDLESFGSKVKGAYEEVIVGSALDGLKVMMENGRCMTGPFGVLVTKAIHTKHTYRDYLGVDASMANLMRPGMYGSYHHITVLGKSGEPSVGKFDVVGSLCENNDKFAVQRDLPKVEMGDYLAIHDAGAHGHSMGFNYNGKLRSPEYLLKEDGTLQMIRRGETLDDLFATLEF, encoded by the coding sequence CCGCAACGCCCAGGCGTTGATCAAGGCGTTCTCCTGGGCCCCCGGCTTCCGCGAGTACTTCGCCGTCAAGGCGACCCCCAACCCGCACATCCTCAAGATCTTGTTCGAGGAGGGCTGCGGCATGGACTGCAGCAGCCTTGCCGAGCTGATCCTCTCCGAGCGCATCGGCGCCGGGCCAGAGGACATCATGTTCACCTCGAACAACACCCCGGCCCACGAGTACCAGAAGGCGAAGGACCTGGGCGCGATTATCAACCTCGACGACCTGACCCACATCGAGTACCTGCGGGACGAGGTCGGGCTGCCGGAGCTGATCAGCTGCCGCTACAACCCGGGCCCGCTCAGCGAGGGCTCGGCCATCATCGGCAAGCCGACCGAGGCCAAGTTCGGCTTCTCGCGCGAGCAGCTCATCGAGGGCTACGCGAAGCTCAAGGAGAACGGCGTTCAGCGGTTCGGCCTGCACGCGATGATCGTCTCGAACGAGCTGAGCGAGGACGCCCTGGTGGCCAACGCCCGGATGCTGTTCGAGCTGGCGATCGAGATCCACAAGAAGACCAGCGTCGCCGTGGAGATGGTCAACCTAGGAGGCGGCATCGGCGTCGCGTACAAGCCGGAGGACACGCCGGTCGACCTCGAGAGCTTCGGCTCGAAGGTGAAGGGCGCCTACGAGGAGGTGATCGTCGGCTCGGCCCTCGACGGCCTGAAGGTAATGATGGAGAACGGCCGCTGCATGACCGGCCCGTTCGGCGTGCTGGTCACCAAAGCGATCCACACCAAGCACACGTACCGCGACTACCTGGGCGTCGACGCGTCGATGGCCAACCTGATGCGGCCAGGAATGTACGGCTCGTACCACCACATCACCGTGCTCGGCAAGAGCGGCGAGCCGTCGGTCGGCAAGTTCGACGTCGTCGGCTCGCTGTGCGAGAACAACGACAAGTTCGCCGTGCAGCGCGACCTGCCGAAGGTCGAGATGGGCGACTACCTCGCCATCCACGACGCCGGCGCCCACGGTCACTCGATGGGGTTCAACTACAACGGCAAGCTGCGGAGCCCGGAGTACCTGCTGAAGGAAGACGGCACGCTGCAAATGATCCGGCGTGGGGAGACGCTGGACGATCTGTTCGCGACGCTGGAGTTCTGA
- a CDS encoding SMI1/KNR4 family protein: MRDLSDLWFRLPGATSESIAELRSEFGDSLPESYCEFLSWSDGGEGSLSVQPYNLCLDSAPDTVRHWRDATYQEFFPGFIVIGSNGAGEYIAFDTRSTAPWPVVALDMTNSNLTESVLPIASTFDELVDLICD; the protein is encoded by the coding sequence ATGCGGGACCTTTCGGACCTGTGGTTTCGACTGCCGGGGGCGACGTCTGAATCCATCGCAGAGCTGCGATCAGAGTTCGGTGACTCGCTGCCGGAATCTTACTGCGAGTTCCTGTCCTGGTCGGATGGTGGCGAAGGCTCATTGAGCGTTCAGCCGTACAACCTGTGCCTCGATTCGGCGCCAGATACGGTACGCCACTGGCGAGACGCGACCTATCAAGAGTTCTTCCCCGGATTCATCGTTATCGGCAGCAACGGGGCCGGTGAGTACATCGCGTTTGACACCAGGTCGACGGCGCCGTGGCCGGTGGTCGCGCTCGATATGACCAATTCGAATCTTACCGAGTCTGTTCTTCCGATTGCGTCGACGTTTGACGAACTCGTTGATTTGATTTGCGATTGA